From a single Anabas testudineus chromosome 5, fAnaTes1.2, whole genome shotgun sequence genomic region:
- the mrto4 gene encoding mRNA turnover protein 4 homolog, whose protein sequence is MPKSKRDKKISLTKTAKKGLELKQKLIEELRKCVDTYRNVFIFSVANMRNNKLKDIRTAWKHSRFFFGKNKVMMVALGKGETDEYKDNLHKISKYLRGEVGVLFTNKTKEEVQEYFDQFKEMDYARAGNKAQMDITLDEGPLEQFTHSMEPQLRQLGLPTALKKGVVTLLKDHEVCKEGDILTPEQTRILKLFGIEMAEFKVQIKCMWNSETGEFENFAGEEESVQDDEDDDDDDEDIAE, encoded by the exons ATGCCGAAGTCAAAGAGGGACAAGAAAA TTTCATTAACAAAAACAGCCAAGAAAGGCCTGGAGTTGAAACAGAAATTAATCGAGGAG ttACGGAAATGTGTGGACACATACAGAAACGTGTTCATATTCTCTGTGGCTAATATGAGGAATAACAAGCTGAAAGACATCCGGACAGCTTGGAAACACAGCAG ATTCTtctttggaaaaaataaagtcatgatGGTTGCCTTGGGTAAAGGAGAAACAGACGAATACAAAGATAATTTGCACAAG ATCAGCAAGTATCTACGAGGAGAAGTGGGTGTActatttacaaataaaacaaaggaagaagTACAAGA GTATTTCGATCAATTCAAGGAGATGGATTACGCACGGGCAGGCAACAAAGCACAGATGGACATAACTTTGGATGAGGGACCCCTGGAACAGTTTACTCACTCTATGGAGCCACAGTTAAGGCAGCTGGGACTCCCCACTGCTCTGAAGAAAG GAGTGGTGACTCTGCTGAAGGACCATGAAGTCTGCAAGGAGGGAGACATTTTAACTCCTGAGCAGACTCGTATTCTG AAACTTTTTGGTATCGAGATGGCAGAATTCAAAGTGCAGATCAAATGTATGTGGAACTCAGAAACAGGCGAGTTTGAGAACTTTGCTGGCGAGGAAGAGTCTGTACAGGACGACgaggatgatgatgacgacgatgagGATATTGCAGAATGA